NNNNNNNNNNNNNNNNNNNNNNNNNNNNNNNNNNNNNNNNNNNNNNNNNNNNNNNNNNNNNNNNNNNNNNNNNNNNNNNNNNNNNNNNNNNNNNNNNNNNNNNNNNNNNNNNNNNNNNNNNNNNNNNNNNNNNNNNNNNNNNNNNNNNNNNNNNNNNNNNNNNNNNNNNNNNNNNNNNNNNNNNNNNNNNNNNNNNNNNNNNNNNNNNNNNNNNNNNNNNNNNNNNNNNNNNNNNNNNNNNNNNNNNNNNNNNNNNNNNNNNNNNNNNNNNNNNNNNNNNNNNNNNNNNNNNNNNNNNNNNNNNNNNNNNNNNNNNNNNNNNNNNNNNNNNNNNNNNNNNNNNNNNNNNNNNNNNNNNNNNNNNNNNNNNNNNNNNNNNNNNNNNNNNNNNNNNNNNNNNNNNNNNNNNNNNNNNNNNNNNNNNNNNNNNNNNNNNNNNNNNNNNNNNNNNNNNNNNNNNNNNNNNNNNNNNNNNNNNNNNNNNNNNNNNNNNNNNNNNNNNNNNNNNNNNNNNNNNNNNNNNNNNNNNNNNNNNNNNNNNNNNNNNNNNNNNNNNNNNNNNNNNNNNNNNNNNNNNNNNNNNNNNNNNNNNNNNNNNNNNNNNNNNNNNNNNNNNNNNNNNNNNNNNNNNNNNNNNNNNNNNNNNNNNNNNNNNNNNNNNNNNNNNNNNNNNNNNNNNNNNNNNNNNNNNNNNNNNNNNNNNNNNNNNNNNNNNNNNNNNNNNNNNNNNNNNNNNNNNNNNNNNNNNNNNNNNNNNNNNNNNNNNNNNNNNNNNNNNNNNNNNNNNNNNNNNNNNNNNNNNNNNNNNNNNNNNNNNNNNNNNNNNNNNNNNNNNNNNNNNNNNNNNNNNNNNNNNNNNNNNNNNNNNNNNNNNNNNNNNNNNNNNNNNNNNNNNNNNNNNNNNNNNNNNNNNNNNNNNNNNNNNNNNNNNNNNNNNNNNNNNNNNNNNNNNNNNNNNNNNNNNNNNNNNNNNNNNNNNNNNNNNNNNNNNNNNNNNNNNNNNNNNNNNNNNNNNNNNNNNNNNNNNNNNNNNNNNNNNNNNNNNNNNNNNNNNNNNNNNNNNNNNNNNNNNNNNNNNNNNNNNNNNNNNNNNNNNNNNNNNNNNNNNNNNNNNNNNNNNNNNNNNNNNNNNNNNNNNNNNNNNNNNNNNNNNNNNNNNNNNNNNNNNNNNNNNNNNNNNNNNNNNNNNNNNNNNNNNNNNNNNNNNNNNNNNNNNNNNNNNNNNNNNNNNNNNNNNNNNNNNNNNNNNNNNNNNNNNNNNNNNNNNNNNNNNNNNNNNNNNNNNNNNNNNNNNNNNNNNNNNNNNNNNNNNNNNNNNNNNNNNNNNNNNNNNNNNNNNNNNNNNNNNNNNNNNNNNNNNNNNNNNNNNNNNNNNNNNNNNNNNNNNNNNNNNNNNNNNNNNNNNNNNNNNNNNNNNNNNNNNNNNNNNNNNNNNNNNNNNNNNNNNNNNNNNNNNNNNNNNNNNNNNNNNNNNNNNNNNNNNNNNNNNNNNNNNNNNNNNNNNNNNNNNNNNNNNNNNNNNNNNNNNNNNNNNNNNNNNNNNNNNNNNNNNNNNNNNNNNNNNNNNNNNNNNNNNNNNNNNNNNNNNNNNNNNNNNNNNNNNNNNNNNNNNNNNNNNNNNNNNNNNNNNNNNNNNNNNNNNNNNNNNNNNNNNNNNNNNNNNNNNNNNNNNNNNNNNNNNNNNNNNNNNNNNNNNNNNNNNNNNNNNNNNNNNNNNNNNNNNNNNNNNNNNNNNNNNNNNNNNNNNNNNNNNNNNNNNNNNNNNNNNNNNNNNNNNNNNNNNNNNNNNNNNNNNNNNNNNNNNNNNNNNNNNNNNNNNNNNNNNNNNNNNNNNNNNNNNNNNNNNNNNNNNNNNNNNNNNNNNNNNNNNNNNNNNNNNNNNNNNNNNNNNNNNNNNNNNNNNNNNNNNNNNNNNNNNNNNNNNNNNNNNNNNNNNNNNNNNNNNNNNNNNNNNNNNNNNNNNNNNNNNNNNNNNNNNNNNNNNNNNNNNNNNNNNNNNNNNNNNNNNNNNNNNNNNNNNNNNNNNNNNNNNNNNNNNNNNNNNNNNNNNNNNNNNNNNNNNNNNNNNNNNNNNNNNNNNNNNNNNNNNNNNNNNNNNNNNNNNNNNNNNNNNNNNNNNNNNNNNNNNNNNNNNNNNNNNNNNNNNNNNNNNNNNNNNNNNNNNNNNNNNNNNNNNNNNNNNNNNNNNNNNNNNNNNNNNNNNNNNNNNNNNNNNNNNNNNNNNNNNNNNNNNNNNNNNNNNNNNNNNNNNNNNNNNNNNNNNNNNNNNNNNNNNNNNNNNNNNNNNNNNNNNNNNNNNNNNNNNNNNNNNNNNNNNNNNNNNNNNNNNNNNNNNNNNNNNNNNNNNNNNNNNNNNNNNNNCTTATGTCCTAACTACCTGCCCGCCTAGGCTGTGCGCAGCCCCGCACTTCTCGAGGTGAGGTAGAGGCTTGCTTCTGCTCAGGAGCATCACCACCATCCCGATCTGATTTTGGAGTATTTCTCTGAAATAACTTCTGAGGGAAgagcattttcatttctgaaggaGACAACATCGTGATCCTGCCAACCCTCTTTGGAACCACTAGAGGGCAGCATTCAAGTTGACGGCGGAAAGCAGGCTGGAGAATTGCAGGGGTTTGGTGGACTGACCTGCATGCAGCTTCAAACTGTGTCTCTTCTTTCCAGTTGTCTCATTTCGTCCTCCTACAACCCTCCCGAGAAGAGTAGCCTcacctctttgtgtgtgtgtgtgtgtgtgtgtgtgtgtgtgtgtgtgtgcgtgcgcacgcgcgggtgcgtgtgtgtgtgtgtgtgtgtgtgtgtgtcagagccTTGCACCTGCTAGGCCAGTGCTCTATGGTTGAGCTATGTCCCCAGGTACCCCCTTTCCCTTATGTTTTAACAGTAGGTGTGGTAGTAGCCAGGTTGGGCTTAAACTCCTGGACTCAAGtggttcccctgcctcagcctccagagaagGTGAGGCTGTTGGCACAGGTTACAGTTGCCCAGCTCACACAAGCTGTTGATGCAGCCAGGTGTCTGTTGTCCAAAGGACAGGTTGCACAGACACAATGGGAACAGAGGGAGCCAAAAGCAATGAGAGTCTGTGGCCTGTTTGCTCTATCAGCCCTGGGGAACCTCCATTCTGATTTGAGCAGACTCCATCACAGACTCCCCCTGCAGCTCTGTGGTGGACGAGGAATGTCTTCCCTAATCACCCCATACTGCAGTGATGACCACCTTCATTTTGGGGGAGGTCAAGAAGCTTTCTTGATGACCCCCAGAAAAGATGGGGTGGGCGGGGTTCTTCCAAGCAGGACCCCTAAGGCTTCGTGGACATCTAGAAAACCTTGTGGTTCATTTGGAGAAAGAGAAGTACACCCTAGTCCAcaagagagagggcagaggagagcttcatgaagaagacaggcactgagcatcTCTGATGGGGCCAGGTGTCAGAATCAAGCTTCTTTTCAAGACAGTAAAACTTCCAATGAGCAACAGCATAGTGGTCACAACACACGAACTGGTTCACACAAATTATCTCTTTTGGGcgagtggatctctgagtgttcAGAGCAAGCCTGCtctatacagtgaattccaggacaggtagggttACNNNNNNNNNNNNNNNNNNNNNNNNNNNNNNNNNNNNNNNNNNNNNNNNNNNNNNNNNNNNNNNNNNNNNNNNNNNNNNNNNNNNNNNNNNNNNNNNNNNNNNNNNNNNNNNNNNNNNNNNNNNNNNNNNNNNNNNNNNNNNNNNNNNNNNNNNNNNNNNNNNNNNNNNNNNNNNNNNNNNNNNNNNNNNNNNNNNNNNNNNNNNNNNNNNNNNNNNNNNNNNNNNNNNNNNNNNNCTCAGTACTTGTGGCTGCTCCCAGCTCTTCTCACCCGGCCTGGTCTCCAACAAAAACCTCACTACTGGGGCTGGGCTTCTGCTTCCCTTCTCCCCATCATGATTCCTGAATAAGGCAACCATTTTGGCTACAGCAGTCTCTTGGTCAGcggctcctctcttcctctgtctccccacccctcctctcaTGGTCCGGTTTAGTCTACCAAGCCATGTTCAACCAggatcccccctccccacacacacacacacacacctgcctgctttctcctttccctcgACAATAAAAACCCTCGCTATGCTTTAGGAGTAGTTACACCctcctccttttatttcatttcttcattcaccATGCAAGCCAGAAATAGACACGACCCTGGGCAGTGGGGAAATCAGAGACTTTTAGTGACAGTTCATGAGTGCTGCCCCactgcctgcccctcccacccttcccctccccccagtgttTGGAACCTGTGTTCCCACTGCCCTGGAGTACCTGCTGGGGATGGGGCCACTGTCCCCAGttgtctgttcttccttccacTCAGGGGTCAATCCAGTTCCTTCCCTGGGCCCACGAGGCCCTCGAGATCCACTGGCTCTGGCTTCCTCCACCAGGCCCACCACCCTGACCCCCAACTAGATCTCTTGGTCATCCAACGCCCCCAGGAGATGGAGCTTCCTTTTTAGTATTGATGTCTTTATTTATCTCTCATTAAATGCAAACCCGGAAGCAATAAAAACTACTTGGCTCAATCACAGCAACCTGTTAATGAACTAACCAATATAATTTACACACCACAAAATCCATACACGCTAAGTTCACAAGTCAGTATTTAAAGTAAATTCACAGGGATGGACGCCATTTTCAGCACCCCAGAAAGATCATTTTGTTTCCAATGTGTCTCTATttctcatccctgcccccagcctTAGCTCCCATCATTAAtctactttgtgttttaaaatatttgcctcTTCTGGACATTTCATGCAGATGAAACCATGTGAAGTTGGTGCTGTTGTGTCTAACTTGCTTTACTCAGCATGTGTTTTAGGGTTCATCCATGTGGTGCGTTAAGCTGGTATCCTGATGCCTCgcgtgtgtctgtctatctgttgagGGGTCATGGCCTGATATTTTCACTTCTGAGCCATGGTCGCTAGTGCTGTGATGAAGAAGATATATGAGCCAACGTTCTTGGTCACGCATCTATCTGTTCATGTCTCTGCAACAAGTACTCAGAGTGGAATTACTGGTATTGTGTAAACGCATGTTTAAGCTTGTAGAGAAACCACCAAATAGCTTTCCAGAGGGGCTACCCCATGGTGCCTTCTCCTCAGCGGTCAACAACGGCTTCTGTGTGTCTCCATCTTTGTCAGCACTTGGTTCTGTCTGGTTTGGTGCTATAGCCATTCTGGTGGGTGGGCCTTGGTTTTGTGCTCTGCTCCATAAATATTCGAGAGAAGAGGTGTGCTGTCTCTGAGGATGAACAGAGCTGGATGTGAAACACGACACACCCCACATCTCCacacccctcccacctccaccccatggTGAAGCCTAACAAGGAGGGAGACCTGGAGAGTCACTTTCCTGTTGTGAATAGAAAGGATGTTGGATGTAAACAGTGGTTATGCTGCAATCCTAGCTGCCTCCCCATCACATTCACCCATCATCCCGGATCCTTGCCTGTACACAAGGTGCAAGGTTGGGCCAGGCTCTATTCTATGTGCTTAGCATGTTatggtttatttgagacaggacttcactaagcccaggttaacctcaaaGTGTGTGTagccaggagctgatgctgatgatgaccttgaactcttgatcctgcTGATTCTTCTTCCTAactgattacaggtgtgcaccaccacgcctgtattgtgttctggggctcaaactcatgGCTTCATGCGTAAAAGGCAAGTGCACTACCAAATGAGATACAGCTCAGTCTAAGCGTTCCTGCTACTGAGCTACCTAACTGGACCAGTGTAGGTTTTCATCTGTGAAACTGTGTCGTTACCTCTGTGTTATAGAGTAGGAGTCCCAGAGTTAGCAAGAAATAGCCAGCTGCACAACCAGCCCTCACTCCGTGCAGCCTACCTCCCACTCCGATGAGCCCTCGCTATGCCCATTCTAAAGAAGCATAACAAAGCCTAAGTGGAGGAGATGAAGTCAAAGTAGGAGGAAGGAAGGTCCCAGTTGAGACTCTATACATGCAGCCATGGGCACAGCCTTGGAATttgttcttcttctgtttttcttttttctttttttttttttgcatatggaCGCAGCCCAGCTAGCAGAGCTCAAAGCATCTTTTGTGCAGTTCTGCAATGAGTGACGTCATAGGCACCACTAAGTCTTTATCATCTCACTGGACAACTAGCTCACCGCCCAGTGCTGGAGGAGCCAGCGAGGTGCAGAGCAGCAGAGCGCCGGTTTTCCAATAAGCTGGTGAGTACGGGCCTGGGGGTTCAAACAGGAGACAACTTGGTGATGTCTGCATCGGGTCGGGaacaggaaaggcaggaaggcaggaaggatgaCCCTGCAGGGGAGAGCATGTGGTGactgggtggtgggggtggaCAGTGATGGCAACACTCCAGCCTGGTGGGTAAGTCTCGTGGTGGGGGAACAAGAGACTTTCCGATACTCACACCAATTTCCTTTTCATCTCAGTCTCACTAGCATCCATAAACATGGCGGCGAGCTTCTCTCCCAGCAATCATTGGCTTTTCTTTTCCgtgtacttgtttgttttcctcgtGGGACTGCCCCTCAACTTGATGGCCCTGGTGGTTTTTGTGGGCAAGCTGCGCCGCCGCCCGGTGGCTGTGGACTTACTTTTGCTAAACCTGACCCTTTCTGACCTGCTCCTGCTACTCTTCCTGCCATTTCGCATGGTGGAGGCAGCCTGTGGCATGAGATGGCTCCTGCCCTTcattctctgccctctctccGGGTTCCTTTTCTTCACTACCATTTACCTCACCTCCCTCTTCCTGACGGCTGTGAGCATCGAACGTTTTCTTAGCGTGGCCTACCCACTGTGGTACAAGACCCGGCCACGGCTGGCCCAGGCTGCTGTGGTCTGCGGCATCTGCTGGTTCCTGGCGTCAGCTCATTGTAGTGTGGTTTATGTCACTGAATACTGGGGAAATGCCACCTACAGCCAGGGAACCAATGGAACCTGCTACTTGGAATTCCGGGAGGACCAGCTGGCTGTGCTCCTGCCTGTGCGACTAGAGATGGCTGTGGTCCTTTTCATGGTGCCCCTGTGTATCACAAGTTACTGCTACAGCCGCATGATGTGGATTCTTAGCCGAGGAGCCAGCCGGCGCAGGCGAAAGAGGGTGATGGGGCTTCTAGCAGCCACACTGCTCATCTTCTTCGTCTGCTTCGGCCCCTACAATATGTCCCACGTGGTGGGCTATGTCCGGGGTGAGAGTCCATCCTGGCGGAGCTATGTGCTCCTCTTCAGCACCCTCAACTCTTGCATAGACCCCCTTGTCTTCTACTTCTCATCCTCCAAGTTCCAAGCCGAATTTCAGCAGCTCCTGGGAAGGCTGACCAGAGGTTGTGTGCCTTGGACTCAGGAAGCCAGCNNNNNNNNNNNNNNNNNNNNNNNNNNNNNNNNNNNNNNNNNNNNNNNNNNNNNNNNNNNNNNNNNNNNNNNNNNNNNNNNNNNNNNNNNNNNNNNNNNNNNNNNNNNNNNNNNNNNNNNNNNNNNNNNNNNNNNNNNNNNNNNNNNNNNNNNNNNNNNNNNNNNNNNNNNNNNNNNNNNNNNNNNNNNNNNNNNNNNNNNNNNNNNNNNNNNNNNNNNNNNNNNNNNNNNNNNNNNNNNNNNNNNNNNNNNNNNNNNNNNNNNNNNNNNNNNNNNNNNNNNNNNNNNNNNNNNNNNNNNNNNNNNNNNNNNNNNNNNNNNNNNNNNNNNNNNNNNNNNNNNNNNNNNNNNNNNNNNNNNNNNNNNNNNNNNNNNNNNNNNNNNNNNNNNNNNNNNNNNNNNNNNNNNNNNNNNNNNNNNNNNNNNNNNNNNNNNNNNNNNNNNNNNNNNNNNNNNNNNNNNNNNNNNNNNNNNNNNNNNNNNNNNNNNNNNNNNNNNNNNNNNNNNNNNNNNNNNNNNNNNNNNNNNNNNNNNNNNNNNNNNNNNNNNNNNNNNNNNNNNNNNNNNNNNNNNNNNNNNNNNNNNNNNNNNNNNNNNNNNNNNNNNNNNNNNNNNNNNNNNNNNNNNNNNNNNNNNNNNNNNNNNNNNNNNNNNNNNNNNNNNNNNNNNNNNNNNNNNNNNNNNNNNNNNNNNNNNNNNNNNNNNNNNNNNNNNNNNNNNNNNNNNNNNNNNNNNNCACTGAAGGAACAGGACTGAACAAAATGCCTAGGTGCCTgcaggggatggggtggaggaaTAAAActaaagacaattttatttttaagtttatttatttttattctttcgtTTTTTATttaggactggggatgtagctcaggtggcagagtgcttacccGGCCAGCACAAGCCTTGCTTCCTGTCCCTGGCACTATATAATCCAGATATGGCTGTGttcatctgtaacctcagcagtAAGGTCAGAAGTtaagggtcatccttggctatcaGCCTCAACATaggaaaccccatctcaaaaaaagaaaactaaaaaacaccaaaaaacaaaataaaaacaaacaaaaattcaaattcaagaaGCTGCTGAGGAACTTGAATGAAATTCCTGACTTGAACTGGGGGATCTCAGCATGATGTAAAAACCCAGGTCACGGGCTTGCACAAGAAGAGCTGTTTTCTATGAACAAAACTGAGTCTTGTTTGTGAAAGCCTTAGAAAACTTTAGGCTTACATCTGTGAGAGGAGCCAGGCCACATGGTTTGGGTCTCAAGGACTGGCTCACAGCTGttttgacattaaaaatatattatttttatgttaaagtggtttgcctgtatgtatgtctgtgtagcatgtgtgtgtctgggaccCTCTGAAGTAacagaaggcattggatcccctgcaactggagttacagatggctgtgagtcactgtatagatgctgggaaccaaatccaggtcccctggaagagcagccagtgtttttagcCACCGAGCTCCCTAGCCCTTGttaagtttttgagacaaggtcttactatgtagtcctagtGGCCTAGCACTTATGTGCCGACCAGGCTGGCACTCAaatcacagaactctgcctgcctctgcctcttgtacCACCACACATCCCATCCAGCCTCACTACTGtttgtggtggttgttgttgttgtttggttgtttggttgattggttggttttcctgaaacagggtctcattatgtagtcctacctgtcctggaactctgcagaccaggctggcttggaactcagagacccacgTGCCTTTGACTCCCgactgctgggtttaaaggtgatAACCACCACTGCTGttactttagttttgtttttttctaagagaatctctttgtagcccaggctggcctcaaactctccacCTTACCTAAACCAGGCACTTGAATACTGGGTTGACAGTCATGAGCCACTGCTCCTGGCAATctttcaaaaattgaaaaaaaaaaaaagcccatgttTGTTGGAATCTTGGATACCATGGAAGCAAGGCAGGGCCAATCAAGCCAGGTGAGCCAGGAGCAGTGGGTGTCCTGTGGAAACAAGCTCACTCCCTGCCCAGGCCCCTCGCCAAGAGTGAGCAGCTCAGGGTGGACATGAAGGTGCAGATTGTGCTCTCCAGTGCCTAAGTGGGAGCCACAGGCTTGCAGGGAGGCTTGCTGCTTCCATTCCCAGAGGCCTCCAGCCTGGCAGGGGTTTGTGGAGAGTCTCTGTGGNNNNNNNNNNNNNNNNNNNNNNNNNNNNNNNNNNNNNNNNNNNNNNNNNNNNNNNNNNNNNNNNNNNNNNNNNNNNNNNNNNNNNNNNNNNNNNNNNNNNNNNNNNNNNNNNNNNNNNNNNNNNNNNNNNNNNNNNNNNNNNNNNNNNNNNNNNNNNNNNNNNNNNNNNNNNNNNNNNNNNNNNNNNNNNNNNNNNNNNNNNNNNNNNNNNNNNNNNNNNNNNNNNNNNNNNNNNNNNNNNNNNNNNNNNNNNNNNNNNNNNNNNNNNNNNNNNNNNNNNNNNNNNNNNNNNNNNNNNNNNNNNNNNNNNNNNNNNNNNNNNNNNNNNNNNNNNNNNNNNNNNNNNNNNNNNNNNNNNNNNNNNNNNNNNNNNNNNNNNNNNNNNNNNNNNNNNNNNNNNNNNNNNNNNNNNNNNNNNNNNNNNNNNNNNNNNNNNNNNNNNNNNNNNNNNNNNNNNNNNNNNNNNNNNNNNNNNNNNNNNNNNNNNNNNNNNNNNNNNNNNNNNNNNNNNNNNNNNNNNNNNNNNNNNNNNNNNNNNNNNNNNNNNNNNNNNNNNNNNNNNNNNNNNNNNNNNNNNNNNNNNNNNNNNNNNNNNNNNNNNNNNNNNNNNNNNNNNNNNNNNNNNNNNNNNNNNNNNNNNNNNNNNNNNNNNNNNNNNNNNNNNNNNNNNNNNNNNNNNNNNNNNNNNNNNNNNNNNNNNNNNNNNNNNNNNNNNNNNNNNNNNNNNNNNNNNNNNNNNNNNNNNNNNNNNNNNNNNNNNNNNNNNNNNNNNNNNNNNNNNNNNNNNNNNNNNNNNNNNNNNNNNNNNNNNNNNNNNNNNNNNNNNNNNNNNNNNNNNNNNNNNNNNNNNNNNNNNNNNNNNNNNNNNNNNNNNNNNNNNNNNNNNNNNNNNNNNNNNNNNNNNNNNNNNNNNNNNNNNNNNNNNNNNNNNNNNNNNNNNNNNNNNNNNNNNNNNNNNNNNNNNNNNNNNNNNNNNNNNNNNNNNNNNNNNNNNNNNNNNNNNNNNNNNNNNNNNNNNNNNNNNNNNNNNNNNNNNNNNNNNNNNNNNNNNNNNNNNNNNNNNNNNNNNNNNNNNNNNNNNNNNNNNNNNNNNNNNNNNNNNNNNNNNNNNNNNNNNNNNNNNNNNNNNNNNNNNNNNNNNNNNNNNNNNNNNNNNNNNNNNNNNNNNNNNNNNNNNNNNNNNNNNNNNNNNNNNNNNNNNNNNNNNNNNNNNNNNNNNNNNNNNNNNNNNNNNNNNNNNNNNNNNNNNNNNNNNNNNNNNNNNNNNNNNNNNNNNNNNNNNNNNNNNNNNNNNNNNNNNNNNNNNNNNNNNNNNNNNNNNNNNNNNNNNNNNNNNNNNNNNNNNNNNNNNNNNNNNNNNNNNNNNNNNNNNNNNNNNNNNNNNNNNNNNNNNNNNNNNNNNNNNNNNNNNNNNNNNNNNNNNNNNNNNNNNNNNNNNNNNNNNNNNNNNNNNNNNCAGTGGGAGCGAAAACATTGACTCCCATAAGCCCCAGcctcagcatttcaggaactctcTGTCCTTGGGTAAAGGGTTGCAGATCAGAGCAGTTTCTTCTCATGGATCTCtcaatttaaacttaaaatggaCCTGGCTCTCTACACTGACTAAGGTAAAGGGTAGACCAAAAAgggcaggtaaccaaaatgtctggattctataggaagggcagctggggaaggggcagcccacttcctgggctggagaagtcTAGGGTAATGGGTGGGGTTTGTCAGCCACACCTGTAATGGTAGGGTCTCAGGGATGCTGGAGCTCAGGTCTGATCTGATCTGTGAAACAGACACCTCAGCCATTCGTCCCAGGATTGTGACCTAACTCTCTCCAACTGGAAGTGCTGTGTGGATTTGAAATATTGATCTTTCTACAGCAGAATCAGCTCCTCCCTTCCACATGGTGTGAGAGACCCTGTAACCCTGCTAGCAAGAGAAATGCTGTATGGTCAGCGTTGTTCCAAAGTGGATACTTAAAATTTAGTAAGTCTGGGTGCTAGGATTCTCTAGACTGTAAGGAAACAGTACCATATACATACACGGGTTCACTGGCAAGGGCTCACAGCAGGCCAACAAGAGCTGGAGTCACAAGAGACATGGCAATGTCTGCTGGTGAAGTCCTTGTGGGGAAGGTCAACCTTTTGTCCTCTTTAGGCCTCCAGCTGATTGCTCGAGGCCTCCCCGTACTACAACACACACGACTTCTGAAGAGCACAGGGATATGAAGAACCATATGCCTATAGCCTGATAATGGCCATAAAACAAGCTACCTTACCCTCCGCCCTCCATTCTCCCAGATACAggaaggcagtcaggacaggccCAGGCTCTGTAGACATCTTGAACTAACACCCTATACTCAGAGGTTGTGAATCTTGGCACCAAGAGTGCCCTCCATAGGAGTAGTGACCTAACCCTAGGAACCCCAGCATTCCCAGGAGGCTGTAGATCCTGACATGGATGCCCTGACCTGGGTATGACCTTTGGCTATAAAAAGACGCTTATAGGCCCTCATCAGGATTACAGAGCCCAGGAACTCTGTGGCCCAGCTAAGTTAGAAGTTTTTGTTTCCCCGCGGTGTTTTTTAATAAGGTTGCTTCTGGTTAATAGACCTCGGTGGTCTGCTCCCTGTTATTTGTGCAATTTCAGGACCCAACACTCCTCAAGTTCACTACTTAATGTCAATCTTATTCTNNNNNNNNNNNNNNNNNNNNNNNNNNNNNNNNNNNNNNNNNNNNNNNNNNNNNNNNNNNNNNNNNNNNNNNNNNNNNNNNNNNNNNNNNNNNNNNNNNNNNNNNNNNNNNNNNNNNNNNNNNNNNNNNNNNNNNNNNNNNNNNNNNNNNNNNNNNNNNNNNNNNNNNNNNNNNNNNNNNNNNNNNNNNNNNNNNNNNNNNNNNNNNNNNNNNNNNNNNNNNNNNNNNNNNNNNNNNNNNNNNNNNNNNNNNNNNNNNNNNNNNNNNNNNNNNNNNNNNNNNNNNNNNNNNNNNNNNNNNNNNNNNNNNNNNNNNNNNNNNNNNNNNNNNNNNNNNNNNNNNNNNNNNNNNNNNNNNNNNNNNNNNNNNNNNNNNNNNNNNNNNNNNNNNNNNNNNNNNNNNNNNNNNNNNNNNNNNNNNNNNNNNNNNNNNNNNNNNNNNNNNNNNNNNNNNNNNNNNNNNNNNNNNNNNNNNNNNNNNNNNNNNNNNNNNNNNNNNNNNNNNNNNNNNNNNNNNNNNNNNNNNNNNNNNNNNNNNNNNNNNNNNNNNNNNNNNNNNNNNNNNNNNNNNNNNNNNNNNNNNNNNNNNNNNNNNNNNNNNNNNNNNNNNNNNNNNNNNNNNNNNNNNNNNNNNNNNNNNNNNNNNNNNNNNNNNNNNNNNNNNNNNNNNNNNNNNNNNNNNNNNNNNNNNNNNNNNNNNNNNNNNNNNNNNNNNNNNNNNNNNNNNNNNNNNNNNNNNNNNNNNNNNNNNNNNNNNNNNNNNNNNNNNNNNNNNNNNNNNNNNNNNNNNNNNNNNNNNNNNNNNNNNNNNNNNNNNNNNNNNNNNNNNNNNNNNNNNNNNNNNNNNNNNNNNNNNNNNNNNNNNNNNNNNNNNNNNNNNNNNNNNNNNNNNNNNNNNNNNNNNNNNNNNNNNNNNNNNNNNNNNNNNNNNNNNNNNNNNNNNNNNNNNNNNNNNNNNNNNNNNNNNNNNNNNNNNNNNNNNNNNNNNNNNNNNNNNNNNNNNNNNNNNNNNNNNNNNNNNNNNNNNNNNNNNNNNNNNNNNNNNNNNNNNNNNNNNNNNNNNNNNNNNNNNNNN
The genomic region above belongs to Microtus ochrogaster isolate Prairie Vole_2 linkage group LG4, MicOch1.0, whole genome shotgun sequence and contains:
- the Ffar3 gene encoding free fatty acid receptor 3, yielding MAASFSPSNHWLFFSVYLFVFLVGLPLNLMALVVFVGKLRRRPVAVDLLLLNLTLSDLLLLLFLPFRMVEAACGMRWLLPFILCPLSGFLFFTTIYLTSLFLTAVSIERFLSVAYPLWYKTRPRLAQAAVVCGICWFLASAHCSVVYVTEYWGNATYSQGTNGTCYLEFREDQLAVLLPVRLEMAVVLFMVPLCITSYCYSRMMWILSRGASRRRRKRVMGLLAATLLIFFVCFGPYNMSHVVGYVRGESPSWRSYVLLFSTLNSCIDPLVFYFSSSKFQAEFQQLLGRLTRGCVPWTQEASIIRRRRD